From a single Brassica oleracea var. oleracea cultivar TO1000 chromosome C5, BOL, whole genome shotgun sequence genomic region:
- the LOC106295798 gene encoding LOW QUALITY PROTEIN: probable glucan endo-1,3-beta-glucosidase A6 (The sequence of the model RefSeq protein was modified relative to this genomic sequence to represent the inferred CDS: inserted 2 bases in 1 codon; deleted 2 bases in 1 codon), which yields MWSTQTLAIKYLHSPLLFVRSYHKLISSPQTKKEKSLSISXTIMSVLHLLTLSLLISVSGAKFSGRPGVNYGQLGNNLPSPSDSVSLIKSLNAKSVKLYDANPSILAALKATDIVVSVMVPNELIVNITKSKTLSDDWIKSNVLPFYPSTKIRYLLVGNEILSSPDSELKSALVPAMRKIQRSLKTLGVKKVKVGTTLAMDVLNSSYPPSSGEFRSDISGSVMRPMLQFLNRTKSFFFVDVYPYFAWAQDPAHINLDYAIFESTNVTVVDPVTNLTYHNLFDQMIDAFVFAMKRLGYPDLRIWVAETGWPNNGDYDQIGANIYNAATYNRNVVKKLAAEPPVGTPARPGKVLPSFIFALYNENQKTGPGTERHFGLLHPNGSQVYEIELSGKTTEYKESLPAPENNEVYKGKIWCVVAKGANWTQLGDALSYACSQGNNTCDPIKPGGSCHKPDLMVFHASYAFSSYWASFRKVGGTCYFNGLATQTIKDPGYGRCEFPSVTL from the exons ATGTGGAGCACGCAAACACTAGCCATTAAATAT CTCCACTCTCCTCTTCTCTTTGTACGTTCCTACCACAAACTCATATCTTCTCCACAGACGAAGAAGGAGAAGAGCTTATCTATCAG TACCATCATGAGTGTTCTCCATCTCCTCACTCTCTCCCTTCTAATCTCTGTTTCAG GAGCAAAATTCTCCGGCCGACCAGGAGTCAACTACGGCCAGCTCGGAAACAACCTCCCGTCACCGTCAGACTCAGTCAGCCTCATCAAATCCCTAAACGCGAAAAGCGTCAAGCTTTACGACGCCAACCCATCCATCCTCGCCGCACTAAAGGCCACCGACATCGTCGTCTCCGTAATGGTCCCCAACGAGCTCATCGTCAACATAACCAAATCCAAAACCCTCTCCGACGACTGGATCAAATCCAACGTCCTCCCTTTCTACCCCTCCACCAAGATCCGCTACCTCCTCGTCGGCAACGAGATCCTCTCCTCCCCGGACTCCGAGCTTAAATCCGCTTTAGTTCCAGCAATGCGCAAGATCCAACGCTCGTTAAAGACCCTCGGCGTGAAAAAAGTCAAAGTGGGGACCACGCTCGCCATGGACGTTCTCAACTCCTCCTACCCTCCTTCCAGCGGCGAGTTCCGGTCCGATATTTCCGGTTCGGTTATGAGACCGATGCTACAGTTCCTAAACCGGACCAAATCGTTTTTTTTCGTCGACGTGTACCCGTACTTCGCATGGGCCCAAGATCCGGCCCATATAAATCTCGATTACGCTATTTTCGAGTCCACCAACGTAACCGTGGTGGATCCGGTGACGAATCTCACTTACCACAACCTCTTTGACCAGATGATTGACGCTTTCGTCTTCGCGATGAAACGCCTCGGGTATCCGGATCTTCGGATCTGGGTCGCGGAAACGGGCTGGCCCAATAACGGAGACTACGACCAAATCGGAGCGAATATCTACAACGCCGCCACTTATAATCGTAATGTAGTCAAGAAACTCGCCGCCGAGCCGCCTGTAGGTACTCCGGCGAGGCCCGGGAAGGTTCTCCCGTCGTTTATTTTCGCGCTTTACAACGAGAATCAGAAAACGGGTCCGGGTACGGAGCGGCATTTCGGGCTCCTGCATCCGAACGGGAGTCAGGTTTATGAGATTGAGCTGTCGGGGAAGACGACGGAGTATAAGGAGTCCTTGCCGGCGCCGGAGAATAATGAGGTGTACAAGGGGAAGATATGGTGCGTTGTGGCGAAAGGAGCGAATTGGACTCAGCTTGGTGATGCTCTATCGTACGCTTGCTCGCAGGGGAATAATACTTGTGACCCGATTAAACCGGGTGGATCATGTCACAAACCGGATTTGATGGTTTTCCACGCCAGCTACGCCTTTAGCTCTTACTGGGCTAGCTTTCGGAAGGTCGGTGGGACTTGCTACTTCAATGGGCTTGCCACTCAGACAATTAAAGATCCAG GCTACGGACGCTGCGAGTTTCCTAGCGTGACATTGTGA
- the LOC106295721 gene encoding uncharacterized protein LOC106295721 has protein sequence MDTCLSNQAALSFLPSRLRRQSGDGGGGVFSLPSMRKVQYRSMVVVATAGQSRCEPGSSLNAPLELRSAQGRFLRSVLLNKRQLFHYAAADELKQLADEREAALARMALSSGSDEASLHRRIAHLKERYCKTAVQDIMYMLIFYKYSEIRVPLAPKLSRCIYNGRLEIWPTKDWELESIHTCDALELIKEHVSAVIGLRVNACVTDNWATTQIQKLHLRNVYDASILYGYFLKSASLRHQLECSLSDLHGSGYLKGPVFGSSFTTGTSQISSAKEQLRQYITGFDAETLRRCARPRTEEARNLIEKQSLALFGAEESDETIVTSYSSLKRLVLEAVAFGTFLWDTELYVEGTYKLKENGNAEEQENRSI, from the exons ATGGATACTTGTCTCTCAAATCAAGCGGCGCTCTCGTTTCTCCCCTCGCGTCTGAGGAGACAGAGCGGCGACGGAGGCGGAGGAGTATTTTCCCTCCCTTCGATGAGGAAGGTACAGTATAGATCGATGGTTGTGGTAGCGACTGCGGGGCAGAGCCGGTGCGAGCCTGGAAGCAGCCTTAACGCGCCGCTTGAGCTGCGATCGGCGCAGGGGAGGTTTCTGAGAAGCGTGCTGCTTAACAAGCGGCAGTTGTTTCACTACGCCGCCGCTGATGAGCTCAAGCAGCTGGCTGATGAACGCGAAGCAGCTTTAGCTCGTATGGCTCTAAGCTCTGGCTCCGACGAAGCTTCTCTCCACAG AAGGATAGCTCATCTCAAGGAACGTTACTGCAAAACAGCAGTCCAAGACATAATGTACATGCTAATATTCTACAAATACTCCGAGATACGCGTCCCTCTCGCTCCTAAGCTCTCTAGATGCATCTACAACGGAAGACTCGAGATCTGGCCTACAAAAGACTGGGAGCTAGAATCAATCCACACCTGCGACGCCCTCGAGCTCATCAAAGAACACGTCAGCGCAGTCATCGGGCTACGCGTCAACGCATGCGTGACTGACAACTGGGCAACGACGCAGATACAGAAGCTCCATCTCAGAAACGTATACGACGCCTCCATCTTGTACGGTTACTTCTTGAAATCCGCTTCCCTCAGGCACCAGCTCGAGTGTTCCTTGTCGGATCTCCACGGAAGTGGGTACCTGAAAGGTCCCGTCTTTGGCTCCTCGTTCACGACGGGGACTTCGCAGATCTCCTCCGCCAAGGAGCAGCTGAGGCAGTACATCACGGGGTTTGACGCCGAGACGCTGCGGAGGTGCGCGAGGCCGAGGACGGAGGAAGCTAGGAATCTGATAGAGAAGCAGAGTTTGGCTCTTTTCGGCGCGGAGGAGAGCGATGAGACGATTGTGACGTCGTACTCGAGTCTGAAGCGGTTGGTTTTGGAGGCTGTGGCGTTTGGTACGTTTCTTTGGGACACGGAGTTGTATGTAGAGGGAACGTATAAGCTTAAGGAGAATGGTAATGCAGAAGAGCAAGAGAACAGAAGCATATGA